One genomic region from Onychostoma macrolepis isolate SWU-2019 chromosome 23, ASM1243209v1, whole genome shotgun sequence encodes:
- the LOC131532246 gene encoding retinoschisin-like, giving the protein MREKSGRGRSGLLLDEWSQWITVIQSALTAAVHSALDLLIEMDAKILRVFLLLLLTQVFIGVNTQGELEMPWPYEDEDEVSVKEVAENQMPTGCNCDCQEPRPTGTPATWTSISTTPPTRSPYLDCMPECPYHKPLGFESGSVVAEQLTCSNQDQYVGWFSSWTPNKARLNSQGFGCAWLSKFQDTNQWLQIDLQEVRVVSGILAQGRCDADEWTTKYSLQYRTQDNLNWIYYKDQTGNNRVFYGNTDRSSTVQNLLRPPIVARYLRILPLGWHTRIALRLELLMCMNKCTVG; this is encoded by the exons ATGAGAGAGAAGTCAGGCAGAGGCCGATCAGGACTATTATTGGATGAATGGAGTCAGTGGATTACAGTAATCCAGAGCGCACTGACCGCTGCTGTTCATAGTGCACTAGACCTGCTCATCGAGATGGACGCGAAGATCCTCAGAGtgtttctgctgctgctgctgactCAAG TTTTCATTGGTGTAAACACACAGGGG GAGTTAGAGATGCCATGGCCTTATGAAGATGAGGATGAGGTGAGTGTGAAGGAAGTGGCGGAGAATCAAATGCCGACGGGCTGTAACTGTGACTGTCAGGAACCGCGACCCACCGGGACTCCAGCCACCTGGACCTCCATCAGCACCACGCCACCCACACGCAGCCCCTATCTGGACTGCATGCCGG AGTGTCCCTACCACAAGCCGCTGGGGTTTGAGTCTGGGTCGGTGGTGGCGGAGCAGCTTACCTGTTCAAACCAGGATCAGTACGTGGGCTGGTTCTCCTCATGGACCCCAAATAAAGCCCGACTGAACAGTCAGGGGTTTGG CTGTGCTTGGCTGTCCAAATTCCAGGACACGAATCAGTGGCTTCAGATTGACCTCCAGGAGGTGCGGGTGGTCTCGGGTATCCTGGCTCAGGGCCGCTGTGATGCTGACGAATGGACAACGAAATACAGCCTGCAGTACCGAACTCAAGACAACCTCAACTGGATTTATTACAAAGACCAGACCGGGAACAACAGG GTGTTTTATGGAAACACGGACCGATCCTCCACGGTCCAGAACCTGCTGCGTCCGCCCATCGTGGCGCGGTATCTGCGGATCCTTCCTCTGGGCTGGCACACGCGCATCGCCCTACGCCTGGAGCTGCTCATGTGCATGAACAAATGCACCGTGGGTTAA
- the LOC131532062 gene encoding histone H2B.1, sperm-like, with amino-acid sequence MKTSSDRRPRSLKTSRRTGWTRKRSTEAYSAYIYKIEKELSEVSDTVALMRHLSDAHAQMGAEAARLSKFNRRGVITQRELHTAAKKLLTAEI; translated from the exons ATGAAAACCTCATCTGACCGGAGACCGAGATCCCTGAAGACGTCCAGGAGAACCGGCTGGACGCGCAAACGGAGCACCGAGGCGTATTCAGCTTACATTTACAAGATCGAGAAG GAGCTGAGTGAAGTGAGTGACACCGTGGCTTTGATGCGGCACCTGTCCGACGCGCATGCGCAGATGGGCGCCGAGGCCGCGCGGCTCTCCAAGTTCAACCGGCGAGGCGTCATCACCCAGCGAGAGCTCCACACCGCCGCCAAAAAGCTCCTGACGGCTGAGATTTAA